Proteins from a single region of Crassaminicella profunda:
- a CDS encoding dicarboxylate/amino acid:cation symporter, giving the protein MTTKQKQSIWKAYRFPIILLTGIVLGSLIGIQMGEKASIFKPLGDLFLNGMFTIVVPLVFLSISSAVSNMANLKRLGKILGNLFLTFAITGLIAAFIMIVVVNVFPPAEGVNLKLQATQAIEPFETADQIVSALTVKDFPDLISRKNMLPLIIFSIIFGLCINMIGEKGKIIANGLNALSDVFLKMVSLLMYYAPIGLGAYFASLIGEFGPELLGSYAHAMLIYYPVCILYFIIAFTAYTYFAGGKQGVTTCFKNIISPAITALATQSSIATLPVNLEATEKMGVPKDIREIVLPIGATMHMDGTCLSSILKISFMFGIFDMPFEGMGTYVSAILLSVLGGVVMSGVPGGGLIGEMLIVNMYGFPAEAFPIIATIGFLVDPIATMINASGDAVASMMVTRLVEGKDWMKQRLGAHAQ; this is encoded by the coding sequence ATGACGACAAAACAAAAGCAAAGTATTTGGAAAGCATATAGATTTCCTATTATCCTGTTAACAGGGATTGTGCTTGGTAGTTTAATAGGAATTCAAATGGGGGAAAAAGCAAGTATATTTAAACCTTTAGGGGATTTGTTTTTAAATGGTATGTTTACCATTGTAGTACCTTTAGTTTTTCTTTCAATAAGTAGTGCTGTATCGAATATGGCTAATTTAAAAAGACTTGGTAAAATATTAGGAAACTTATTTTTAACATTTGCCATAACTGGTTTGATTGCTGCTTTTATAATGATTGTTGTAGTGAATGTATTCCCACCAGCAGAAGGTGTTAACCTGAAATTACAGGCTACTCAAGCTATAGAACCTTTTGAAACAGCCGATCAAATTGTATCAGCCTTGACGGTAAAGGATTTCCCTGATTTAATCTCTAGAAAAAATATGTTACCGTTAATTATATTCTCTATTATCTTTGGATTATGTATCAATATGATTGGAGAAAAAGGAAAAATAATCGCTAATGGACTCAATGCATTATCAGATGTATTTTTAAAAATGGTATCTTTACTGATGTACTATGCGCCCATAGGTTTAGGTGCTTACTTCGCTTCCTTGATAGGAGAATTTGGTCCGGAATTATTAGGTTCTTATGCACATGCTATGCTAATTTATTATCCTGTATGTATTCTATATTTTATTATAGCTTTTACTGCATACACTTATTTTGCAGGAGGAAAACAAGGTGTTACTACATGCTTTAAAAATATTATATCTCCTGCCATAACAGCACTAGCAACTCAAAGTAGTATTGCAACATTACCTGTTAATTTAGAAGCTACTGAGAAGATGGGGGTACCAAAAGATATTAGAGAAATTGTACTTCCAATAGGTGCTACTATGCATATGGATGGTACATGTCTTAGTTCTATACTAAAGATATCTTTTATGTTCGGAATATTTGATATGCCATTTGAAGGGATGGGAACATATGTTAGTGCAATCCTGTTATCTGTATTAGGTGGAGTAGTTATGTCAGGAGTACCAGGAGGTGGACTTATAGGAGAAATGCTTATTGTAAATATGTATGGATTTCCAGCAGAAGCATTTCCTATTATAGCTACAATCGGATTTTTAGTAGATCCAATTGCTACGATGATCAATGCATCTGGAGATGCAGTAGCATCTATGATGGTTACTAGATTGGTAGAAGGAAAAGATTGGATGAAGCAGAGATTGGGTGCACATGCACAATAA
- a CDS encoding D-cysteine desulfhydrase family protein produces MKLPAKIKIANLPTKIEKLERLSQKLEGHEIYIKRDDQTGTEISGNKVRKLEYTVKEALNQGCDYLITCGGIQSNHARATAAVAAKLGINSFLVLRSKGEKKVEGNCFLDQVLGAQIRFITADEYRDHRMDIMKEVKAELDKKGHKAYIIPEGASNGIGTFGYYHAMEEILKQEEEMGIKFDAIVTAVGSGGTYAGLFYANEVSENNAKIFGVNVCDDANYFKEAIFNILHESFEYTNKPIKFSKEEINMIDGYVGVGYALSRPEELRFIHELAKLEGLILDPVYTGKAMYGLVEEIKRGNLKECKNILFIHTGGLFGLFPKKDQFSF; encoded by the coding sequence ATGAAATTACCTGCTAAAATAAAAATTGCAAATTTACCTACAAAGATTGAAAAACTAGAACGGTTGTCTCAAAAATTAGAGGGACATGAAATATACATAAAAAGAGATGATCAAACGGGAACCGAAATTTCTGGAAACAAAGTAAGAAAGTTAGAGTATACTGTGAAAGAAGCACTAAATCAAGGTTGCGACTATCTGATTACTTGTGGAGGGATTCAATCTAATCATGCAAGAGCTACTGCTGCTGTTGCTGCAAAACTAGGGATCAATTCATTTTTAGTCCTTAGAAGTAAGGGAGAAAAGAAGGTAGAGGGAAATTGCTTTTTAGATCAAGTATTAGGTGCACAAATTCGATTTATTACTGCTGATGAATATAGAGATCATAGAATGGATATTATGAAAGAAGTAAAAGCTGAATTAGATAAAAAAGGACATAAGGCATATATTATACCAGAGGGAGCTTCTAATGGTATTGGTACTTTTGGGTATTATCATGCTATGGAGGAAATTTTAAAGCAAGAAGAGGAAATGGGGATAAAATTTGATGCTATTGTTACAGCTGTGGGTTCTGGAGGGACTTATGCAGGACTCTTTTATGCAAATGAAGTAAGTGAAAATAATGCAAAAATATTTGGTGTGAATGTATGTGATGATGCTAATTATTTTAAAGAAGCTATATTTAATATACTTCATGAAAGTTTTGAGTATACAAATAAGCCTATAAAATTCTCTAAAGAAGAAATAAATATGATAGATGGATATGTAGGAGTTGGGTATGCTTTGAGCCGTCCTGAAGAGCTAAGGTTTATCCATGAATTAGCCAAACTAGAGGGGCTTATATTAGATCCTGTTTATACAGGAAAAGCCATGTATGGTTTGGTAGAAGAGATTAAAAGAGGAAATTTAAAGGAGTGTAAAAATATCTTGTTTATTCATACAGGAGGACTTTTTGGATTATTCCCTAAAAAAGATCAATTTTCTTTCTAA
- the dapD gene encoding 2,3,4,5-tetrahydropyridine-2,6-dicarboxylate N-acetyltransferase — MTTEKNSTNANIDLTNPYEIAKFIKHVKKSTPVKVYVNGDLSDAPTTNMKKFGQDNFWVIFGEHSEVLDYLSEHENIINYYEIENDRRNSAIPMLDLKEINARIEPGAIIRDRVKIGKNAVIMMGAVINIGSEVGEGTMIDMNAVLGARATIGKNAHVGAGAVIAGVLEPPSATPVIVEDDVLIGANAVILEGVCIGKGAVVAAGAIVTKDVPAGCVVAGSPAKVIKEKDEKTADKTQLLDDLRG; from the coding sequence ATGACTACAGAAAAAAATTCAACCAATGCAAACATAGATTTGACAAACCCTTATGAAATTGCAAAATTTATTAAGCATGTAAAAAAATCTACTCCTGTAAAAGTTTATGTAAACGGTGATCTTAGTGATGCGCCAACTACAAATATGAAAAAATTTGGTCAAGATAACTTTTGGGTAATCTTTGGTGAGCATAGTGAAGTATTAGATTACTTATCAGAACATGAAAATATAATCAATTATTACGAAATAGAAAATGATCGAAGAAACTCTGCTATTCCTATGCTTGATCTAAAAGAAATCAATGCACGTATTGAACCTGGTGCCATCATAAGAGATCGTGTGAAAATAGGAAAAAACGCCGTTATCATGATGGGAGCTGTCATTAATATCGGTTCTGAAGTCGGAGAAGGTACTATGATTGATATGAACGCAGTCCTTGGAGCTCGTGCTACCATCGGCAAAAACGCCCATGTAGGTGCAGGGGCTGTTATTGCAGGTGTATTAGAGCCCCCTAGTGCAACTCCAGTTATCGTAGAAGATGATGTACTAATCGGTGCTAATGCAGTAATCTTAGAAGGAGTATGTATAGGAAAAGGAGCCGTTGTTGCTGCTGGAGCTATCGTTACAAAGGATGTTCCTGCTGGATGCGTTGTTGCTGGCTCTCCTGCAAAAGTTATCAAGGAAAAAGACGAAAAAACTGCAGATAAGACACAATTATTAGATGATCTAAGAGGTTAA
- the dapB gene encoding 4-hydroxy-tetrahydrodipicolinate reductase: protein MKVILSGCNGKMGRVLVKLISQEKDMEIIAGIDMNHERYENSFPVYEKAEFCKEKADVLIDFSHHSALADVLAYSVKTKTPLVVATTGLSGEDLKSLMESSNNIPIFQTGNMSLGVNVLTNLAKSAATGLRDFDIEIIEKHHNQKVDAPSGTAYLIANGINESFNNEKEFIYGRYGRSEKRKDTEIGIHAIRGGNIVGEHTVIFAGPDEIIEIKHTALSKDIFGLGAIKAARFLNAQKNGFYNMNDLLK from the coding sequence ATGAAAGTAATTTTAAGTGGATGCAATGGAAAAATGGGTAGAGTTTTAGTAAAACTAATCTCCCAAGAAAAAGATATGGAAATTATAGCTGGAATCGACATGAATCATGAAAGATACGAAAATTCATTCCCTGTCTATGAAAAAGCTGAATTCTGTAAAGAAAAAGCTGATGTACTCATTGATTTTTCTCATCACAGTGCATTAGCAGATGTTTTAGCATATAGCGTAAAAACAAAAACTCCTTTGGTTGTAGCAACTACAGGACTTAGTGGAGAAGATTTAAAAAGTCTTATGGAATCTTCTAACAATATCCCTATATTCCAAACAGGAAATATGTCCTTAGGGGTTAATGTTCTTACGAATTTAGCTAAATCCGCAGCTACTGGATTAAGAGATTTTGATATTGAAATTATTGAAAAGCATCACAATCAAAAAGTAGATGCCCCTAGTGGTACTGCTTACTTAATTGCTAATGGCATTAATGAATCTTTTAATAATGAAAAAGAATTTATCTATGGCAGATATGGCCGCAGTGAAAAAAGGAAAGATACTGAAATAGGCATCCATGCTATTCGTGGAGGTAATATTGTTGGAGAACATACAGTTATTTTCGCAGGACCTGATGAAATAATAGAAATCAAGCATACAGCCCTTTCTAAAGATATATTTGGTTTAGGTGCAATAAAAGCCGCAAGGTTTTTAAATGCACAAAAAAATGGTTTCTATAACATGAATGATTTATTAAAATAA
- the dapA gene encoding 4-hydroxy-tetrahydrodipicolinate synthase: MSLFTGSGVAIITPFKDGKVNFKKLEEMLNWHVEQGTDAIVICGTTGEASTMTDEEQKKTIKFTVEKINGRIPVIAGTGSNCTNHAIEMSQYAEKIGADGVLVITPYYNKTTQKGLIAHFGAVAKAISIPIIVYNVPGRTGVNILPKTLAALAHQYSNVKGVKEASGNIAQVAEMARLTPDDFSIYSGNDDMVVPLMSLGGSGVISVVANIAPKDTHTMVQNFIDGNVKGACKLQLHMKALIDSLFIEVNPIPVKTAMNLMNFEVGNLRLPLVEMDDENLTVLKQRMKEYGLIQ; encoded by the coding sequence ATGAGTTTATTTACCGGTTCTGGCGTTGCCATTATTACTCCTTTTAAAGATGGAAAGGTAAACTTTAAAAAGCTAGAAGAAATGTTAAATTGGCATGTAGAACAAGGAACAGATGCTATTGTTATCTGTGGTACTACTGGAGAAGCTTCTACTATGACAGATGAAGAACAAAAGAAAACCATTAAATTTACAGTAGAAAAAATTAACGGGCGTATTCCAGTAATCGCCGGAACAGGAAGTAACTGTACAAATCATGCTATAGAAATGAGTCAATATGCAGAAAAAATTGGTGCAGATGGTGTATTAGTCATTACTCCATACTATAACAAAACTACACAAAAGGGTCTTATTGCACACTTTGGCGCTGTAGCAAAAGCTATAAGTATTCCAATTATCGTTTATAATGTTCCTGGAAGAACTGGAGTAAATATACTCCCTAAAACTTTGGCTGCTTTAGCCCATCAATATTCTAATGTAAAAGGCGTAAAGGAAGCTAGTGGAAATATTGCTCAAGTGGCGGAAATGGCTCGTCTAACTCCTGATGACTTTTCCATTTATTCTGGTAATGATGATATGGTTGTTCCTTTAATGTCTCTAGGAGGCTCTGGTGTCATTTCTGTTGTTGCAAATATTGCTCCTAAGGATACCCATACAATGGTACAAAACTTCATTGATGGAAATGTAAAAGGAGCTTGCAAATTGCAACTTCATATGAAAGCATTAATTGATTCATTATTCATAGAAGTAAATCCTATCCCAGTAAAAACAGCTATGAATTTAATGAATTTTGAAGTAGGAAATCTTCGATTACCACTGGTAGAGATGGATGATGAAAACTTAACCGTTTTAAAACAAAGAATGAAAGAGTATGGTTTAATTCAATAG
- a CDS encoding aspartate-semialdehyde dehydrogenase, whose translation MKKVNIAVVGATGMVGRTFLKVLEERDFPYENLYVFASKKSAGQKVTCKGKDFTVEELTENSFDRDIDIALFSAGGDISKRFAPIAASKGVIVVDNSSAWRMDKDIPLVVPEVNPEDIKWHKGIIANPNCSTIQAVVALKPLHDKFNIKRIVYSTYQAVSGSGVKGVADLEEGLKGNDLLSAYPHPIAGNCLPHIDVFLENGYTKEEMKMINETQKILNDYDLKITATTVRVPVRDAHSESINIEFEKPFQLEEVRNIFENAPGIVVQDNVANNVYPLARNAAGHDEVYIGRIRRDFSLENGLNLWVVADNIRKGAATNTVQIAEILIPTLE comes from the coding sequence ATGAAAAAAGTAAATATTGCAGTAGTAGGTGCTACTGGTATGGTTGGAAGAACATTCTTAAAGGTATTAGAAGAAAGAGATTTTCCATATGAAAATCTATATGTCTTTGCATCTAAAAAATCAGCTGGTCAAAAAGTAACTTGTAAAGGTAAAGATTTTACAGTGGAAGAATTAACTGAAAATTCTTTTGATAGAGATATTGACATTGCCCTTTTCTCAGCAGGTGGTGATATTAGTAAAAGATTCGCTCCTATTGCTGCTTCAAAAGGTGTAATCGTTGTAGATAACAGTAGTGCTTGGAGAATGGATAAAGATATTCCACTAGTGGTTCCTGAAGTAAATCCTGAAGACATTAAATGGCATAAAGGAATCATTGCAAATCCTAATTGTTCTACTATTCAAGCAGTAGTTGCTCTAAAGCCACTACACGATAAATTTAATATAAAAAGAATCGTATACTCTACTTACCAAGCTGTATCTGGTTCAGGTGTAAAGGGTGTAGCAGATCTTGAAGAGGGTTTAAAGGGGAATGATCTTTTATCCGCTTATCCACATCCTATCGCAGGAAATTGTCTTCCTCATATTGACGTATTTTTAGAAAATGGTTATACAAAAGAAGAAATGAAAATGATTAACGAAACACAAAAGATTTTAAATGATTACGATTTAAAAATTACAGCAACTACTGTAAGAGTTCCTGTAAGAGATGCTCATAGTGAATCTATTAATATAGAATTTGAAAAACCTTTCCAATTAGAAGAAGTAAGAAATATTTTCGAAAATGCTCCTGGCATAGTGGTTCAAGATAATGTAGCTAATAATGTTTATCCACTAGCTAGAAATGCTGCAGGACATGATGAAGTATATATCGGTCGTATAAGACGAGACTTCAGTCTTGAAAATGGTCTGAATTTATGGGTAGTCGCAGATAACATCAGAAAAGGTGCAGCAACAAATACAGTTCAAATTGCAGAAATTTTGATTCCTACTCTAGAGTAA
- a CDS encoding DeoR/GlpR family DNA-binding transcription regulator, with amino-acid sequence MLITEARRKKILELIEREGIVNLQQLTDTFDVSIYTIRRDLTTLEKKGLLKKTHGGAVRVEKSKWIPSIEEGKIEALEEKKKIAQKAVEFVDDGDTIILMGSMVSLLMIPLIKDKNITVVTNSLDVAKDLSQISNIETIMIGGHIKNYKGNILGSRAINDLKNYYFDKAFIPCAGINHTGVSTSTIDSSDFSKAVIESSRQNIIITDYRKIGRITFAHVCDLDKIHILITDDKGNKDEISKIAKKGIHVEIGNISI; translated from the coding sequence GTGTTGATAACAGAAGCTCGAAGAAAAAAAATATTAGAACTTATTGAAAGAGAAGGGATTGTCAACTTACAACAATTAACAGACACCTTTGATGTATCCATTTATACTATCAGACGAGATCTTACAACCTTAGAAAAAAAAGGACTTCTAAAAAAAACCCATGGTGGAGCTGTTAGAGTAGAAAAATCAAAATGGATTCCATCTATAGAAGAAGGAAAAATAGAAGCCCTTGAAGAGAAAAAAAAGATCGCCCAAAAAGCAGTAGAATTTGTAGATGATGGTGATACCATCATACTTATGGGTAGTATGGTTAGTTTATTAATGATTCCATTGATTAAAGATAAAAATATTACAGTAGTTACAAATTCTTTAGATGTGGCAAAAGACCTCTCTCAGATTTCTAATATTGAAACAATCATGATTGGTGGTCATATTAAAAACTACAAAGGAAACATACTAGGCTCTAGAGCCATAAATGATCTAAAAAATTATTATTTTGACAAAGCCTTTATTCCATGTGCTGGCATTAATCATACAGGTGTTAGCACTTCAACCATTGACAGTAGCGATTTTTCAAAAGCTGTTATCGAAAGTAGCAGACAAAACATCATCATTACAGACTACAGAAAAATTGGAAGAATTACCTTTGCTCATGTATGTGATCTTGATAAAATTCATATACTCATTACAGATGATAAAGGGAATAAAGACGAAATAAGCAAAATAGCAAAAAAAGGAATACATGTGGAAATTGGAAATATTTCAATATAA
- a CDS encoding M20 metallopeptidase family protein yields the protein MIHIEKEIIKIKEEVILTRRELHKIPEIAFEEEKTSGFIVEKLEEYGVKVYKNIAKTGVIGYLKGSVGEKTIAFRADMDALNIEEATKLSYRSKHKGMMHACGHDAHMGVVLGLAKYLSMNKEKLIDNIVFLFQPAEEGPGGARPMIEEGVLEKFHIDKIIGLHVYPEVKEGRVGCKKGPMMAQTGEFDIVIYGESGHGAIPQKAKDSIVIAANLITSYQTIVSRSINPVKGAVLTIGKMWSGERRNIIAANAHLEGTLRAFHEDVYKKMKERMIDLAKGIEKMYDCRIDIIFRDMYPAINNDADLVDTLIKAVGRENIDLVEPQMIAEDFSYFQKEIPGLFFFLGVRNEKEEAIYPLHNCCFNFHEDVLLMGIQVYVNILRTMNGFE from the coding sequence ATGATTCATATTGAAAAAGAAATTATAAAGATCAAGGAAGAAGTAATTCTTACGAGAAGAGAGCTTCATAAGATTCCTGAAATTGCATTTGAAGAGGAAAAGACCAGTGGTTTTATTGTGGAAAAACTTGAGGAGTATGGTGTAAAGGTTTATAAAAATATTGCAAAAACAGGTGTTATAGGATATTTAAAAGGAAGTGTTGGAGAAAAGACCATTGCATTTCGAGCAGATATGGATGCCCTTAATATTGAAGAGGCGACAAAACTTTCTTATAGGTCAAAGCATAAGGGTATGATGCATGCTTGTGGACATGACGCACATATGGGGGTTGTTTTGGGCCTTGCAAAATACTTATCTATGAATAAGGAAAAGCTAATAGATAATATTGTTTTTTTGTTTCAACCAGCAGAAGAAGGACCTGGGGGAGCTCGTCCTATGATTGAAGAAGGGGTTTTAGAAAAATTTCATATTGATAAAATCATAGGATTACATGTTTATCCAGAAGTGAAAGAGGGGAGAGTCGGATGCAAGAAAGGCCCTATGATGGCTCAGACTGGTGAATTTGATATAGTAATCTATGGAGAGAGTGGTCATGGTGCTATTCCTCAAAAAGCAAAGGATAGTATTGTAATTGCTGCTAATTTGATTACGTCTTATCAGACCATTGTAAGCAGAAGTATTAATCCTGTGAAGGGCGCTGTGCTGACCATAGGAAAAATGTGGTCAGGAGAAAGGCGAAATATTATTGCAGCAAATGCCCATTTGGAAGGAACACTAAGGGCTTTTCATGAAGATGTATATAAAAAGATGAAAGAAAGAATGATAGATTTAGCAAAAGGCATTGAAAAAATGTATGATTGTAGAATAGATATTATCTTTCGAGATATGTATCCAGCAATAAATAATGATGCTGATTTAGTAGACACTCTTATCAAAGCTGTTGGAAGGGAAAATATTGATTTGGTAGAACCACAGATGATTGCTGAAGATTTTTCTTATTTTCAAAAGGAAATACCAGGACTGTTTTTCTTTTTAGGAGTTAGAAATGAGAAAGAGGAAGCTATATATCCTCTTCACAATTGCTGTTTTAATTTTCATGAAGATGTTTTGCTTATGGGTATACAAGTATATGTGAATATTTTAAGGACTATGAATGGATTTGAATAA
- a CDS encoding type II CAAX endopeptidase family protein, whose protein sequence is MEKKDTIGVLGINILYLVTALLLLTVGYYVQSKDIKSGLIITEYILVLLPPLIYIKLKGDSFKRVLRLNKLKGKHILTIVGITIFVYPVALFFNLIVMTVLSTLGKIQPPPIPTANNIGEYFVLMLIIAMSAGICEEVFFRGLVMRGYERFGQVNAIVLSALLFGLFHFNIQNFAGPMILGLVFGFLVYRTDSIFAGIVGHMTNNGIAVTFGFLLNYFNSKLPKPNVEVQNQMSSTMQLIFATIFMGMIAVVAGSIAYFLIRMIIKETKSVSYRINNEVENNVEPKKMSIFIFTPILLTVIIFIYVAYIQLKYIMAA, encoded by the coding sequence TTGGAAAAAAAGGATACAATAGGAGTATTAGGAATAAATATATTATACTTAGTTACAGCTCTTTTGCTATTAACAGTAGGATACTATGTACAGAGTAAAGATATAAAAAGTGGATTGATCATTACAGAATATATTCTTGTACTATTACCGCCACTGATTTATATTAAATTAAAAGGAGATTCATTCAAAAGGGTTTTGAGACTCAACAAATTAAAAGGGAAACATATTTTGACCATTGTTGGGATTACAATATTTGTTTATCCAGTGGCTTTGTTTTTTAATTTAATCGTTATGACAGTTCTTAGTACTTTAGGAAAGATTCAGCCACCACCTATTCCTACTGCTAATAATATAGGTGAATATTTTGTGCTAATGCTTATTATTGCTATGTCAGCAGGAATATGTGAAGAAGTATTTTTTAGAGGACTTGTCATGCGGGGGTATGAAAGATTTGGTCAAGTAAATGCCATTGTACTATCAGCTCTTTTGTTTGGACTGTTTCACTTTAATATTCAAAATTTTGCAGGACCTATGATCCTTGGACTTGTTTTCGGGTTTTTGGTATATAGAACAGATTCTATATTTGCAGGAATCGTTGGACATATGACAAATAATGGGATAGCCGTAACCTTTGGATTCCTTTTAAATTATTTCAATTCAAAATTACCTAAGCCCAATGTAGAGGTGCAGAATCAGATGTCAAGTACAATGCAATTAATCTTTGCTACTATTTTTATGGGGATGATTGCTGTTGTAGCAGGTTCTATAGCGTATTTTCTGATAAGAATGATTATAAAAGAAACAAAAAGTGTATCTTATAGGATAAATAATGAGGTAGAAAATAATGTAGAACCTAAAAAAATGTCTATATTTATATTTACACCTATACTGCTAACGGTTATTATATTTATATATGTTGCATATATACAATTGAAATATATTATGGCTGCATAA
- a CDS encoding DegV family protein produces MNKIAIVTDSSCDLPDEVVQEYDIKILPLRIIYSSKEYRDRVEISAEEVYGKLEEEIPKTSLPSPEDVTDLFERLKEEGYTHVLGLFISSGLSGTYNMVKNLTDSFKELEIKLLDAKNLSIGLGFIVLQAAKEIKISNDFLKAYEKAEKGINNSKLFFVLKTLDYLRKGGRIGVVEGTIGELLGIKPVISVDEEGKYYSYTKVRGRKKSIEELYKIAKEKLTNKRCYVAVMHGYAEKEASNLLERIKEIGNVEETFFGQISPVLGVHTGSGLIGLGIFEV; encoded by the coding sequence ATGAATAAAATTGCTATTGTTACGGATTCTTCTTGTGATTTACCTGATGAAGTTGTACAAGAATATGATATAAAAATACTTCCTCTTCGAATCATTTATTCAAGTAAAGAGTATAGAGATCGAGTAGAAATCTCTGCAGAGGAAGTTTACGGAAAATTAGAAGAAGAGATTCCTAAAACTTCGTTACCTTCACCAGAAGATGTAACTGATTTATTTGAAAGATTGAAAGAAGAAGGATATACTCATGTTTTAGGGTTGTTTATTTCTAGTGGGTTGAGTGGTACCTATAATATGGTGAAAAACTTGACAGATTCTTTTAAAGAATTAGAGATCAAATTATTGGATGCTAAAAACTTATCTATTGGGCTAGGGTTTATAGTTCTTCAAGCAGCTAAGGAAATAAAGATATCAAATGATTTTTTGAAAGCCTATGAAAAGGCAGAAAAAGGAATAAACAATTCAAAACTTTTTTTTGTACTAAAGACCCTAGATTATTTAAGAAAAGGAGGAAGAATTGGCGTCGTAGAAGGGACTATAGGAGAACTACTTGGAATAAAGCCGGTTATTTCTGTAGATGAAGAAGGAAAATATTATTCTTATACAAAAGTACGAGGAAGAAAAAAATCTATAGAAGAACTTTATAAAATTGCAAAAGAAAAATTAACCAATAAGAGATGTTATGTAGCTGTTATGCATGGATATGCTGAAAAAGAGGCTTCAAACCTTCTTGAAAGAATTAAAGAAATTGGAAATGTAGAGGAAACTTTTTTCGGTCAAATTAGTCCTGTTTTAGGAGTGCATACAGGATCAGGATTAATTGGATTAGGTATTTTTGAAGTGTAA
- the thiT gene encoding energy-coupled thiamine transporter ThiT, which yields MRKMSTRMLVEAGMMIALAQILSYLKVYEGPNGGSVTAGSMVPILFYAVRWGVRPGILAGVVYGILQFILGPMYSTHILCILLDYIIPFGLLGLAGLLKKSFAGVLAGVFIGILGRFISHVLSGVILWASYAGDTNPWIFSIGYNSSYLLPELIISLILVGILYKTLKNLPNN from the coding sequence ATGAGAAAAATGTCTACTAGAATGTTAGTGGAAGCTGGAATGATGATTGCCTTAGCACAAATTTTAAGCTATTTAAAAGTATATGAGGGTCCAAATGGAGGATCGGTTACAGCTGGAAGTATGGTACCCATTTTATTTTATGCAGTAAGGTGGGGGGTAAGACCGGGTATATTAGCAGGAGTTGTATATGGAATATTACAATTTATTTTAGGACCTATGTATTCTACTCATATATTATGTATTCTACTAGATTATATTATTCCTTTTGGATTGTTAGGATTAGCAGGATTGTTAAAAAAAAGCTTTGCAGGAGTATTAGCAGGTGTATTTATAGGTATACTTGGAAGATTTATATCTCATGTTCTATCAGGAGTAATTTTATGGGCATCTTATGCAGGGGACACAAATCCATGGATTTTTTCTATTGGTTATAATAGTTCATATTTGTTACCGGAATTAATTATTTCTTTAATACTTGTAGGAATATTATATAAAACCCTTAAAAACTTACCCAATAATTAA
- a CDS encoding small, acid-soluble spore protein, alpha/beta type has translation MSKKNSEKNKKKKIETIEDKWKYEIAKELGLMEKVETLGWGGLTAKETGRIGGLITVKKKELKKKNSVEG, from the coding sequence ATGTCTAAAAAAAATAGTGAGAAGAATAAAAAGAAAAAGATAGAAACCATTGAAGACAAATGGAAATATGAAATTGCAAAAGAGTTAGGATTAATGGAAAAAGTGGAAACACTTGGATGGGGTGGACTTACTGCAAAAGAGACTGGAAGAATCGGTGGACTAATTACAGTGAAAAAGAAGGAGCTAAAAAAGAAAAATTCAGTTGAGGGATAG